In Plasmodium relictum strain SGS1 genome assembly, chromosome: 4, a single window of DNA contains:
- a CDS encoding 3'-5' exonuclease, putative — protein MFRYFNINKIFKREINNISYGYLSLPINSKIAHYFENLKKNIIYINDSKNCREHINEIRKNLNEKINFIGLDVEGYKIGKNGIVSIIQICTEDIYIFDLYRCDNTYLFIMYLKELLENEKIIKITHDCREDCSILYNQYNINLNNIFDTQVAYNLFLKKKKKELYQISYDDLLFKCLLLNNNQKIYFHKIISLDKKIYLKRPISKELIQYAIQDVLYLKSLMLILIDKLSNIDEKNNTFSDLNTEKKNVNNLDTHKIDLIKYVIKNSQKYINYQFLNSHIKNEKKLQKGMLIDGMIVSCNNLKIYVKLNLSKNGVITNYLNHKYEIGDIVKCIILGFSGNNYINLGFSNPSIDKINE, from the coding sequence ATGTTTAGAtactttaatataaataaaatatttaaaagagaaataaataatatttcatatGGTTATCTAAGCTTGCCAATAAATAGTAAAATAGCTCATTATTTtgagaatttaaaaaaaaatataatttatataaatgattcAAAAAATTGCAGAGAacatataaatgaaataagaaagaatttaaatgaaaaaattaatttcattGGTTTGGATGTAGAGGGCTATAAAATAGGCAAAAATGGTATAGTAAGTATTATACAAATATGTACAGAggatatttatatttttgatttatATAGATGTGATAATACTTACTTATTTATTatgtatttaaaagaattgctagaaaatgaaaaaataattaagatTACTCATGATTGCAGAGAAGACTGTTCTATACTATATAATCAATATaacattaatttaaataatatttttgataCGCAAGTagcatataatttatttttaaaaaaaaagaaaaaagagtTATATCAAATAAGCTATGATGATTTATTATTCAAATGtttacttttaaataataatcagaaaatatattttcataaaattatttcattagacaaaaaaatttatttaaaaagaccAATTTCAAAAGAGTTAATTCAGTATGCCATTCAAGATGTACTATATTTAAAATCACTAATGTTAATTCTAATTGATAAATTAAGTAAtattgatgaaaaaaataatactttcTCAGATTTaaatacagaaaaaaaaaatgtgaatAATCTAGATACGCATAAAAtagatttaattaaatatgtaataaaaaacagtcaaaaatatattaattatcaATTTTTGAATTCTcacataaaaaatgaaaaaaaactaCAAAAGGGTATGTTAATTGATGGCATGATTGTTTCTTGTAATaacttaaaaatttatgttaaattaaatttaagtaaaaatgGAGTAATAACAAATTACTTAAATCACAAATATGAAATAGGTGATATTGTCAAATGTATAATTTTAGGGTTTTCTGGTAATAATTATATCAATTTAGGATTTTCTAATCCTTCaattgataaaataaatgaataa
- a CDS encoding ubiE/COQ5 methyltransferase, putative encodes MKFIKFLNYDYNRFSKKKFGGFLRRKVHLFSTNNSQFNNEKLYNFGFQKVSEEIKSKLIHNLFSNVSNKYDIMNDLMSLLLHRSWKNELVKELDIFLKYYSYNIHEICKNNKTFLNEEILTEENSVNDNVDYNNIKNEEKEIHENKNDTESLSKKKRLHNFYKCKILDLAGGTGDIAFRILEKSKHYLKQNNEKFSDNFYQKYMPDIIVCDANSDMINVGIKKAKDLNYYNNITWLIENAENLKSIEDNSIDIITLSFGIRNFTNIPIALKEIHRVLKPGGRFLCLEFSKVNCDITNIFYKFYLNNCIPLLGKLVANDKDSYKYLAESIQTFLTPDELSQLIYENNFKNISYTTMTMGIVAIHSAYKLN; translated from the exons atgaaatttattaaatttttgaaTTATGATTATAATCGTTTTAGTAAGAAAAAATTTGGAGGATTTTTAAGAAGAAAAGTCCATTTATTCAGTACAAATAATAGCCAATTTAACAATGAAA AACTGTATAACTTCGGTTTTCAAAAAGTAagtgaagaaataaaatcaaAACTTATTCACAATTTATTTAGCAACGtatcaaataaatatgatattATGAATGATTTGATGAGCTTACTTTTACATCGATCTTGGAAAAATGAGTTAGTAAAAGAattagatatttttttaaaatattatagttATAATATACATGAAATAtgtaagaataataaaacttttttaaatgaagaaatactAACAGAAGAAAACTCAGTAAATGACAATGtagattataataatattaaaaatgaagaaaaagaaatacatGAGAACAAAAATGATACTGAATcattaagtaaaaaaaaaagattacataacttttataaatgtaaaatattaGATTTAGCTGGTGGAACAGGAGATATAGCTTTTCgaatattagaaaaatccaagcattatttaaaacaaaataatgaaaaattttctgataatttttatcaaaagTATATGCCAGATATAATTGTATGCGATGCAAATAGTGATATGATTAATGTAGGaataaaaaaagcaaaagacttaaattattataataatataactTGGTTAATTGAAAATGCAGAAAACTTAAAATCTATTGAAGATAATTCAATAGATATTATTACTTTATCATTTGGTATTAGAAATTTTACTAATATTCCAATTGCTTTAAAGGAAATTCATCGTGTTTTAAAACCAGGTGGACGATTTTTGTGTTTAGAATTCAGTAAAGTAAATTGCGAtattacaaatattttttataaattttatttaaataattgtatTCCATTACTAGGTAAGTTAGTTGCTAATGATAAAGAttcttataaatatttagCAGAAAGTATTCAAACCTTTTTAACTCCTGATGAATTATCTCAATTAATTTATGaaaacaattttaaaaatatttcttatacTACTATGACAATGGGGATTGTTGCTATACATTCagcatataaattaaattaa
- the HT gene encoding hexose transporter, putative, with the protein MKIDDNNKTECSSGSLEKNKFFNTSFKYVLSACIASFIFGYQVSVLNTIKNFIVVEFEWCNGVDRLNCDTNTIQSSFLLASVFVGAVIGSGFSSYLVQYGRRFSLLVIYNFFVIVSILTSITHHFHTILFARLLSGFGVGLITVSVPMYISEMTHKDKKGAYGVLHQLCITFGIFIAVLLGLAMGSGPDAKSKDPLSNFEKIWWRLMFLIPSFISLLGIFLLVFFFKEETPYYLFEHGKIEESKKILKKIYGTDDVDEPLKAIQEAIEQNEAAKRNSLSLLAALKIPSYRYVILLGCILSGFQQLTGINVLVSNSNELYKEFLDKNLITILSVIMTVINFLMTFPAIYIVEKIGRKTLLLWGCAGIIVAYLPTAIANEINRKSHFVKMLSIVATFVMIISFAVSYGPVLWLYLHEMFPSEIKDSAASLASLVNWLCAIIVVFPSDVIIKKSPSVLFIIFAIMSIISFLFVLFFVKETKGNEIGTSPYISMEERQKHMINKEAV; encoded by the coding sequence atgaagatagatgataataataaaacgGAATGCTCTTCTGGTAGTTTAGAAAAGAATAAGTTTTTCAATACCTCatttaaatatgtattatCTGCATGTATAGCATCTTTTATATTTGGGTATCAAGTTAGTGTTTTaaatactataaaaaattttatagttGTTGAATTTGAATGGTGTAATGGTGTTGATAGATTAAATTGTGATACAAATACAATACAAAGTTCCTTTTTATTAGCATCAGTTTTTGTTGGTGCAGTTATTGGTAGTGGTTTTTCAAGTTACTTGGTACAGTATGGAAGAAGATTTTCCTTACTagtaatttataatttttttgttattgtTAGTATTTTGACGTCAATAACTCATCATTTTCACACAATTTTATTTGCTCGTCTATTAAGTGGTTTTGGTGTTGGTTTAATTACTGTTAGTGTACCTATGTATATATCAGAAATGACACATAAAGATAAAAAGGGAGCATATGGTGTTTTACATCAATTATGTATTACTTTTGGAATTTTTATCGCTGTATTATTGGGATTAGCTATGGGTAGTGGTCCTGATGCAAAGTCAAAGGATCCGTTATCTAACTTTGAAAAAATATGGTGGAGattaatgtttttaattCCATCTTTTATATCTCTTTTAGGTATTTTCttattagtatttttttttaaagaagaaacaccatattatttatttgaacATGGGAAAATAGAAGAATCgaagaaaattttgaaaaaaatatatggaaCTGATGATGTTGATGAACCTCTAAAAGCTATTCAAGAAGCTATTGAACAAAATGAAGCAGCAAAAAGAAAttctttatcattattagCTGCATTAAAAATCCCCTCTTATAGATATGTTATATTATTGGGTTGTATTTTATCAGGATTTCAACAATTAACAGGTATAAACGTTTTGGTTTCTAACTCAAATGAATTATACAAGGAATTTTtggataaaaatttaataactATTTTAAGTGTGATTATGACCGTAATTAACTTTTTAATGACATTCCCAGCTATTTATATTGTTGAAAAAATAGGAAGAAAAACTTTATTACTATGGGGATGCGCTGGTATTATTGTTGCATATCTACCAACAGCTATTGctaatgaaattaatagaaaatcACATTTCGTAAAAATGCTTTCAATAGTTGCAACTTTTGTTATGATTATTTCATTTGCTGTGTCCTATGGTCCAGTTTTGTGGCTTTATTTACATGAAATGTTTCCATCCGAAATAAAAGATAGTGCAGCAAGTTTGGCTTCTTTAGTAAATTGGTTATGTGCAATTATTGTTGTATTTCCATCAGAtgttatcataaaaaaatctCCATCtgttctttttattatttttgcaATTATGTCTATTATTTCTTTCTtgtttgttttattttttgttaaagaAACCAAAGGAAATGAAATAGGAACAAGTCCATATATTTCAATGGAGGAAAGACAAAAGCATATGATAAATAAGGAGGCAGtttaa
- a CDS encoding 5'-3' exonuclease, N-terminal resolvase-like domain, putative, giving the protein MNKKFYIIIISIKYFLLFSKAKIKKNKYIFSKKNLNNLTFLESSLREFYSINKFLTKRKFISKINVKRKKKEEKIEKIGNYETFLIVDGSSILFKNFFGMPFLKNDNEINLSTIYGFIQSLNKIYNLFLPSYVVIVFDSKTSNDNKKKIYANYKIFRKKNPEEIYEQLKIVSNFCDLIGIKTISSTNIESDNYIARIVDNIYNTIKSKTYDIYKNDEDNRKLNENSDDFKEMNGKDEITKDYENKKKNDSQRELRVIVVSSDKDLLQLLEYNNFNNMKVYVCQPNKKYRLVDSNLFYEEYNIMPDQYCDYLILAGDKTDGISGVPNIGDKTSKCLLKEYYNIDNILKNLHKLPSKLHNIFLNNLENINIFRKLIKLKCETNQSLELNDYKQTNIKNFQEFQNFVDKYSLHKLLRKSIIINYK; this is encoded by the coding sequence atgaataaaaaattttatataataattatttctatcaaatattttcttttattcaGTAAAGcgaaaattaagaaaaataaatatatattttcaaagaaaaacttaaataatttaacatttttaGAATCGTCATTAAGGGAGTTTTATTCTATAAACAAATTTctaacaaaaagaaaattcatttcaaaaataaacgtaaaaagaaaaaaaaaagaagaaaaaatagaaaaaattggGAATTATGAAACATTTTTAATAGTTGATGGATcgtctattttatttaaaaatttctttgGTATGCCTTTTCTAAAAAATGATAACGAAATAAATTTAAGCACTATATATGGATTTATTCaatcattaaataaaatttataatttattcttaCCATCTTATGTTGTTATTGTATTTGATTCTAAAACATCAAatgacaataaaaaaaagatatatgcaaattataaaatatttagaaaaaaaaatccaGAAGAAATTTATGAACAACTTAAAATTGTTAGTAACTTTTGTGATCTTATTGGTATAAAAACTATTAGTTCAACTAATATAGAGAGTGATAATTATATTGCTAGGATCGttgataatatttataatacaatAAAGAGTAAAACATatgatatttataaaaatgatgaagataacagaaaattaaatgaaaatagtgatgattttaaagaaatgaaTGGAAAAGATGAGATAACAAAAGACtacgaaaataaaaaaaaaaacgattCTCAGAGAGAATTACGTGTTATTGTTGTTTCTAGTGATAAAGATTTATTGCAGCTTTTAGAATAtaacaattttaataatatgaaaGTATATGTATGCCAaccaaataaaaaatatcgtTTAGTTGactctaatttattttatgaagaatataatataatgcCTGATCAGTACTGTGATTACCTAATTTTAGCTGGTGATAAAACAGATGGAATATCAGGTGTTCCTAATATTGGTGATAAAACAAGTAAGTgcttattaaaagaatactATAATATTGACAACATATTAAAGAATTTACATAAACTACCAAGCAAATTACAcaatatatttcttaataatttagaaaatataaatatatttagaaaGCTTATTAAGCTAAAATGTGAAACGAATCAATCGTTAGAATTAAATGATTACAAACAAACaaacattaaaaatttcCAAGAATTTCAAAATTTTGTAGATAAATATTCCTTACACAAATTATTAcgaaaaagtataataattaattacaagtaa
- a CDS encoding nucleolar preribosomal assembly protein, putative encodes MQNDSVTWEILGKGKCSFKKKLETETFCLNEYNVTGLCTKVNCPLSNSVYGTVILDKGKIYLYLKCAEKVHLPNMMWTKLLLSLNRKEAFNAIYKEMKYSFNIKQIKKCMKRYVRIKEILKRSRKLILQKKVKLLPVKKKTERRDRTRENKALKAANILNNVEKELLNRLNNGLYGNLYKFLTPKKKIKNKDSELSKIFNEMKEKKMIKKKETIKEAIENEEYENISQTNLSDENEEVDDYEEDDYEEDEDEEDNSDEEYYNDEEDDNNEEYYNDEEELSENLDEEEYLSDDNKYDESISSDKDKNKKKKKMYIKEYVDDDYIKNLQENGKFPNDDEIEEMNHNFRKKRNTNNNKQKSKKKIRIAYEND; translated from the exons ATGCAGAATGATTCAGTAACATGGGAGATATTAGGAAAAGGAAAATgctcatttaaaaaaaaattagaaactGAAACATTTTGTTTAAACGAATATAATGTGACAGGTTTATGTACAAAAGTCAATTGTCCATTAAGTAATAGTGTATATGGTACAGTTATTTTAgataaaggaaaaatatatttatatttaaaatgtgCAGAAAAAGTTCATTTACCTAATATGATGTGGACTAAGCTTTTATTAAGTTTAAACAGAAAAGAAGCATTCAATGCTATATACaaagaaatgaaatattcattcaatataaaacaaattaaaaaatgtatgaAAAGATATGTaagaataaaagaaattttaaaaagaagtAGAAAGCttattttacaaaagaaagtaaaattattaccagtaaaaaaaaaaacggaAAGAAGAGATAGAACAAGAGAAAATAAAGCATTAAAAGCTGCAAATATCTTAAATAATGTAGAGAAAGAATTATTGAATAGATTAAATAATGGATTATAtggaaatttatataaatttttaacacccaaaaaaaaaattaaaaataaagattccgaattatcaaaaatttttaatgaaatgaaagaaaaaaaaatgattaaaaaaaaagaaacaataAAAGAAGCTATAGAAAACGAAGAGTACGAAAATATTTCTCAAACAAATTTGAGcgatgaaaatgaagaagtaGATGATTATGAAGAAGATGACTatgaagaagatgaagatgaagaagataATAGTGATGAAGAATATTATAATGATGAAGAAgatgataataatgaagaatatTATAATGATGAAGAAGAATTAAGTGAGAATCTCGATGAAGAGGAATATTTAAGTGatgataataaatatgatgAATCAATAAGTTctgataaagataaaaataaaaaaaaaaaaaaaatgtatataaaagaatatgtTGATGATGattacattaaaaatttacaagAAAATGGTAAATTTCCTAATGATGATGAAATAGAAGAAATGAATcataattttagaaaaaaaagaaatactaacaataataaacaaaaaa gcAAAAAAAAGATTCGAATAGCTTATGAAAACGATTAG
- a CDS encoding dynein light chain, putative produces MSSENFYQNLKKHMQSLLIRKSDIPYYNQNNIVDIITGVLDKFTNANTNVINVENAIKNIKEILDRNFGVGWICIIGESFSFNISAKENSFLFCFYQGYLAIVVFKC; encoded by the exons atgagtTCAGAAAATTTCTACCAAAATTTGAAGAAACATATGCAAAGTCTTTTAATTAGa aaatctGATATTCCTTATtataatcaaaataatatCGTCGATATAATAACTGGAGTATTAGATAAGTTTACCAATGCAAATACTAATGTTATTAATGTTGAA aatgctataaaaaatataaaagaaattttagaTAGAAATTTCGGTGTTGGATGGATATGTATAATAGGAgaatcattttcttttaacaTCTCTGCTaaa gaaaattcatttttattttgtttttatcaAGGATATTTAGCAATAGTTGTTTTTAAATGCTGA
- the AspAT gene encoding aspartate aminotransferase, putative: MENVLSNLKDSKPDIILTSTREFTKDKSEKKVNLSIGICCTEDGGLHVFKSVLEAEKLILEKNKEKPYLLSNGTKDFSILTQKLIFGENSEYMRDKRICSIQTIGGTGAIFIILEFLKGFNIDSIYVTNIPYVNHIYMIESFGFNLKYLKYFDSELLDINYESFLNDLRNIENRSCILLQACCYNPCSTDIEEMYFDEIAEIVLEKNHLVIFDVAYQGLGNSDIDKDVLLIRKFQEKKISFAVCQSFSKNMSLYGERAGALHIVCKNKTERQLLFNNLRILIRRFYTSPIIHTNRIVCEVLKNEKLKSLWLKDLYELSDRIKNNRILFFDKLEFYQKKYNLNYDWNIYKKQKGIFSFVPILGNIYKKLRDYHIYIIDNGRINISGITQKNVDYITEKICLCLSEM; encoded by the coding sequence atggaaAACGTATTGTCGAATTTAAAGGATAGTAAACCTGATATTATTTTAACAAGCACACGTGAATTTACAAAGGATAaatcagaaaaaaaagtaaatttgtCTATAGGTATATGCTGTACTGAAGATGGGGGGTTACATGTATTTAAAAGTGTATTAGAAgcagaaaaattaattttagaaaaaaataaggaaaaacCTTATTTATTAAGTAATGGTACTAAagatttttctattttaactcaaaaattaatttttggaGAAAATTCAGAATATATGAGAGACAAGAGAATATGTTCTATTCAGACAATAGGGGGTACAGGTgctatatttataatattggAATTTTTAAAGGGTTTTAATATTGATAGTATATATGTAACAAACATTCCATATGTAAATCATATTTATATGATAGAATCATTTggttttaatttaaaatatttgaaatattttgatTCTGAATTATTAGATATAAATTATGaatcatttttaaatgatttaagAAACATTGAAAATCGATCATGCATACTTCTTCAGGCCTGTTGCTATAATCCATGTAGTACAGATATTGAAGAAATGTATTTTGATGAAATAGCTGAAATagttttagaaaaaaatcatttagTTATATTTGATGTTGCTTACCAAGGTCTTGGAAATTCTGATATAGATAAAGATGTGCTATTAATTAGAAAAtttcaagaaaaaaaaatttcatttgcTGTATGTCAATCTTTTTCTAAAAACATGTCATTATACGGTGAACGAGCTGGGGCTCTACACATTGTATGTAAAAACAAAACTGAGAGACAATtgctttttaataatttacgTATTCTTATCAGAAGATTTTACACATCTCCTATTATTCATACCAATAGAATCGTTTGcgaagttttaaaaaatgaaaaattaaaatcctTATGGTTAAAAgatttatatgaattatcCGATcgtattaaaaataatagaattttattttttgataaacTAGAATTTTatcagaaaaaatataatttaaattatgattggaatatttataaaaagcaaaaaggtatattttcttttgttcCAATTCTTGGTAATATTTACAAGAAGTTAAGGgattatcatatatatataattgataatggaagaataaatatatctgGTATAACTCAAAAGAATGTCGATTATATAACAGAAAAAATATGTCTTTGTTTAAGTGAAATGTag